The DNA segment CGAGCACGGCCGGCTGCTGCTCCAGCAGCGCGCACTCGGCAAGTACCACTCCCCCGGTGTCTGGTCCAACACCTGCTGCGGCCACCCCTACCCCGGCGAGGCACCCTTCGCCGCCGCGGCCCGGCGCACCCACGAGGAACTCGGCGTCTCCCCGTCACTGCTCGCCGAGGCGGGCACGGTCCGCTACCACCACCCGGACCCGGACTCGGGACTGGTGGAGCAGGAGTACAACCATCTCTTCGTCGGACTTGTGCAGTCCCCACTGCGGCCGGACCCGGAGGAGGTCGGCGAGACGTCCTTCGTGACGCCGGCCGAACTGGCGGAGCGCCACGCGAAGGACACGTTCTCGTCCTGGTTCATGACCGTGCTCGACGCGGCCCGCCCCGCGGTCAGGGAGCTGACGGGCCCGTCGGCCGGCTGGTGACGACGGCCGGGGCCGGCCGGACATGCCCTAGGGCACGCGCGCGGGTTTGAGCGGTACGGCGGCCCAGATCACCTTGCCGCCGGTCGCCGTGTGCTCGACGTCGCACACTCCCCCGCCTCCCGGGTCACCTCGCGCACCAGGAGCAGCCCACGGCCCCCGGTCTGGCCGTGGTCGGCTTCCAGGGCGGTGGGGCGGTAGGGGTGGTTGTCCTCCACCGACACCCGCAGCCACTCGGCACCGACGGCGACCTCGACGGCGAGCGTCGGCGACAGCAGCGCCGCATGCCGGACGGCGTTCGTGACCAGCTCCGACACGATCAGCAACACCCCCTGGACCAGATCGTCGGGGACCGGCACGCCCTGGCGGTACAGCAGGTCCCGTACGGCGTGCCGGGCCTGCGGGACCGAGGCGTCGACGGCGGGGGCGGTGAACCGCCAGACGCCCTCGTACGGCAGTGGATTCGGCGGCCCCTGGACGAGGGGCTCGTCCGCGCCGCCTGCTGGGCGTGGGCCGGACCCGCGCCCGTGGTTCTCCATCGTCCGGTCGCCACCCTCGCGCTCGATTGTCACCACACGTCGAGTGTTGATAACGCACAGGTCCGGGCCGTACTACTGAACAGAAGTCAGCAGGTATCGAGCGTTTCTGATCGTTGGCGTATGACACGGTCAGTTGTGGGACCGCTCCGGCGCCGCTTGTGCCGACTTCGCGAACTATTCGGGTTGTACGGGTTTGGCGCCCCCGCCGTCCGGCTCGTTCCGGTTGTCCCTGGGCCGTGACCCGGCCGCGCGCCCCTTCCTGTCGGCCGTTCCGCGGGGGCGGATAGCATCCGCCGCATGGAGCCCCAGCTGCTGCACAGCGTCACCGACTCGGTCGCCACCGTCGTCATCCACCATCCGGCCAAGCGCAACGCCATGACGGCCGCGATGTGGCGGGCGCTGCCGCCGCTGCTCGGCACCCTGGCCGCCGATCCGGGCGTGCGGGCGCTGGTGCTCACCGGTGAGGGCGGGACGTTCTGTGCGGGCGCCGACATCTCCACGCTCCAGGGCTCGCCGCAGGCGGCCCAGGGGCTGGCGGTGGCCGCCGAGGAGGCGCTGGCGGCCTTCCCGAAGCCGACGCTGGCGGCCGTCCGGGGGCACTGTGTGGGCGGCGGGTCGCAGCTGGCGGCGGCGTGCGATCTGCGGTTCGCCGAGGAGGGGTCGCTGTTCGGGGTGACACCGGCGAAGCTCGGGATCGTTTATCCGGCGTCCTCCACGCGCCGGTTGGCGTCGCTGGTGGGCCCGGCCACCACCAAGTACCTGTTGTTCTCGGGCGAGTTGATCGACGCGGAGCGGGCCCTGCGCACGGGCCTGGTGGACGAGGTGCTGCCCGAGGGTGAACTCGGCAAGCGAGTGGCGGAGTTCACCCGTACCCTCGCCTCCCGCTCACAGCTGACGCAGGCCGCGGCGAAGGAGTTCGCGGACGGGCGCACCGACCGCGACGATCACTGGGCGGAGCAGGCGCGCGGAAGCGGCGACACCGCGGAGGGCGTCGCCGCGTTCCTGGAGCGCAGGCAGCCCCGCTTCACCTGGAACGTGCCTACGTCAGGCTGAAGCGGCTGTTCGTACGGAACTCCTCGACGAGGTGCGCGGGCGCCTTCTGCGGGGAGCCGGCGTCGTAGGGCGGCTGTGGGTCGTACTCGGTCAGCAACTGGACCGCCTGGGCGTGTTCGTCGCCGGCGATCTTCCCGACCAGGGTCAGGCCCATGTCGATGCCGGAGGAGACACCGGCCGCGGTGATGTATTTGCCATCGGGTACGACGCGCTCGCCCGTGGGCTCGGCACCGTACTGCGGCAGGAAGTCCAGGGTCAGCCAGTGGGAGGTGGCGCGGCGGCCCTGAAGGAGGCCCGCGGCGCCGAGCAGCAGCGAGCCGGAGCAGACGGAGGTCGTCCAGGTGCTCGTGGCGTCGGCGGTCCTGAGCCACTCCAGCAGGGCCTCGTTCTCGATCTCGGCGAACGTCCCGGGTCCGCCCGGCACCACGACGACATCGGGGTGCGGTACGTCGGCCAGGGCCTTGTCGGCGGTGAGGGCGAGGAACCCCGTGTCGGCGCGCACCGGTCCCGCGGACTCGGCGACGAAGTCGACCCGGACGTCCGGGAGGCGGCTCAACGCCTCGTACGGTCCCACGATGTCCAAGGCGGTGAAGCGGTCGTACAGGACCATCGCGATCTGCATGGTTCGTCCCTTCGGAAGGAAAGTCAGCCGGCCGGAACCGGGCGGAACCGGCGGCGGTACTCGATCGGGGCCGCCCCGAGCGTCTTGACGAAGGCGCGCCGCATGGCTTCGGGAGTGCCGTAGCCACTGGCCCGGGAGATCTCCTCGATGCCGTCGCTCGTGTCCTCCAGGAGGCGCCGGGCGTGTTCGAGCCGGACCCGGTCCACATAGCGGCCGGGGGTCATGCCGGTCTCGGTCTGGAAGGCGCGGGCGAAGTGGCGCGCGGAGAGGCTGGCGCGGGCGGCGAGGGTCTCGACGGCCAGGTCGGCGTCGGGGTGCTCGGTGATCCAGCGCTGGACCTCCCGGAGGGGTTCGCGCTGGGCGGTCTGGGCGGCGAGCTGGGCGCTGAACTGGGCCTGGTTTCCGGGCCGGCGCAGGAAGACCACCAGGTGGCGGGCGATACCGAGGGCCACGTCCCGGCCCAGGTCCTCCTCGACCAGGGCGAGAGCGAGGTCGATGCCGGAGGTGACACCGGCGGAGGTGGCGACGCGCCCGTCCCGTACGTAGATGGGGTCCGGATCGACCTCCACGGCCGGGTGGTCACGGGCGAGCTTGTCGCAGTACGCCCAGTGGGTGGTGGCGCGGCGGCCGTCCAGCAGGCCTGCCGCGGCGAGCAGGATCGCGCCGGTGCAGACAGACACCAGGCGCTCGGCGCGGGGTCCGTGCTCGCGCAGCCAGTCGGTCAGTCCGGGCTGGGGGCCCCGCGTGCCTTCCCCGCCCGGGACGAGGAGTGTGTGCGGCTCGGAGGCGTCGGTGAGGGACTCGTCCGGTACGACGGTCAGGTTGCTGGACGTGCGGACAGGGGCGCCGTCCAGGGATGCCGTGCGGATGCGGTAGGTGCCCGCGCGATGCTTCTCGGCTCCCGCGAAGACCTCCAGCGGGCCGGTCACGTCGAGACTCTGTACGCCGTCGAAGAGGACGAAGAGAACGGTTCGCTGCGCCATGTCATCGATTCTTCGAGAGCGACCGCACGACCGCAATGACGAGGACCCCACCTTTCCTGCCACGATCCGCATCCGCCCGAGCCACGTACCAAGCGGTTGGTAACGTGCCGGTCATGACTACTCCCGCCCTGGAACCGCGTGCCGCCCGCCGCTGCCACAACATGCTCAACTCCCTGCACTCCACGTCCTACTTCGCCCCCGAAACGGGCAAGGAGCTGGGCGCCCTCGGGATCACGCACCCCAGGGCCGTCAACTTCGCGATCAGGGCGGCCGCGCTGGGCCCGGTCGGCGCGGGCGCGGTGACGGCGACGTTCTACAACTACAAGTACGACCTGGTGGCGCGGCACGTACCTGCGGTCTGGGCGATCGCGTCCCCGCAGGACGTACTGGCGGCACGCGCGCGTGCGGTCGACGCGGCGCTGCGGCGGCTGCTGGGCGAGGAGGCGGTGACGTCCCCGGAGATGGCGGAAGCCGCGCACCTGGCGCTCCAGGCCACCGAGGCCTGTTCGCGCAGCGCCCGGCCCCTGTACTCGGCGCACGCGGACCTGCCTGTCCCCGAGGCGACCCACCTGGCCTACTTCCACGCCACGACGCTGCTGCGCGAGCACCGGGGTGACGGGCACCTCGCCGTACTGATGTCCGAGGGGCTCGACGGCCTCGAGGCGGTGGTGACCCACACCGCGACGGGCAAGGGCATGACTCCGAAGTGGGTGTGCAGCACGCGTGGCTGGACCCAGGAGGACTGGGACGCGGCGTCCGACCGCCTGCGCGAGCGTGGCCTCCTGGACGACTCGGGTGACCTCACCCCGGCGGGCGTCGCCCAGCGCGAACGCATCGAGTCCGAGACGGACCGCCTCGACCGGGCACCGTACGAGCACCTCGGCGCGGAGCGGGTCGCACGCCTCACGGAACTCGCCACGGGCTTCACTCGCGCGGCGGTGGCGGCGGGGGCGTACCCCGAGGACCTCCTCGGCAAGTCCTGATCCCCGCCCCTGCTGGGCTCGGACGACCGACTGCGAAAGGCATTCGGATCACGCTGCATAGCAAGCCCGAGCCGCGGTACTCGGGGTCCCCAACCACAAGAAAGGGTGATCACGTGTTCCGTGCAATCGCAGACGTGCTGCGCCAGATCGGTGGCGCCATCGCCACGGTAGTCACGCTGCCGTTCCGCGCTCTCGCTCGGCTCTTCGGCGGCGCCTCCAGCAGTACGCGCAGCCGCAAGGTCTGATTCCGTCCCGCCGCCCGGCCCGCGACCCGCCACGACCGGCCGGGTCGCCGCCCTGATCCCCGGTTGTCGGTGCCACCTGCCACAATTGCCGCGCAACCTCAGTGAGAAGGCGGTACGGGATCGTGACGACACCCCTCGTAGGGTCCATCGAAGACAGGATCGCCGCGGAGCTCGGCGTACGAGAGCGGCAGGTGAAGGCTGCCGTGGAGCTGCTCGACGGCGGTTCGACGGTGCCCTTCATCGCCCGCTACCGCAAGGAAGCGACCGAGATGCTCGACGATGCGCAGCTGCGCACGCTCGAGGAGCGGCTGCGCTATCTGCGGGAGCTGGAGGAGCGGCGCACCGCGATCCTCGAGTCGGTGCGTGAGCAGGGCAAGCTGACCGAGGAGTTGGAGGCCCGCATCCGCGGCGCCGAGACGAAGGCGCGGCTCGAGGACATCTATCTGCCGTACAAGCCCAAGCGCAGGACCAAGGCACAGATCGCCCGCGAGGCCGGTCTCGAGCCCCTCGCCGAGGGACTGCTCGGCGACCGGACGGTCGACCCCCTCGCGGCCGCCGCGGCGTTCGTGGACGCAGACAAGGGCGTGGCCGATCCGCAGGCCGCCCTGGACGGCGCCCGGGCGATCCTCACGGAGCGGTTCTCAGAGGACGCCGACCTGATCGGCGAGCTGCGCGAGCGCATGTGGGGGCGCGGCCGGCTGGCCGCCAAGGTGCGGGAGGGCAAGGAGGAGGCGGGCGCGAAGTTCGCGGACTACTTCGACTTCGCCGAGCCGTTCACCGAGCTGCCCTCGCACCGCATCCTGGCGATGCTGCGTGGCGAGAAGGAGGAGGTCCTCGACCTCGTCCTGGAGCCGGAGGAGCCCACCGAGGGGCCCTCGTCGTACGAGGGCATCGTCGCCCACAAGTACGCGATCGCCGACCGCGGCCGCCCCGCCGACAAGTGGCTGACGGACACGGTCCGCTGGGCCTGGCGGACCCGCATCCTCGTCCACCTCGGCATCGATCTGCGCCTGCGCCTGCGCACGGCCGCCGAGGACGAGGCCGTAGGCGTGTTCGCGGCCAACCTCCGCGACCTGCTGCTCGCCGCCCCGGCCGGCACGCGCGCGACGCTGGGCCTGGACCCCGGCTTCCGTACGGGTGTGAAGGTCGCCGTCGTCGACGCCACCGGCAAGGTTGTGGCCACGGACGTCATCTATCCGCACGTCCCGGCGAACAAGTGGGACGAGGCGATCGCCAAGCTCGCCCGCCTGGCGAAGGAGCACGCGGTCGACCTGGTCGCGATCGGCAATGGCACGGCGTCGCGCGAGACGGACAAGCTCGCCGGTGAACTGATCACCAAGCACCCGGAGTTGCAGCTCACCAAAGTGATGGTGTCCGAGGCCGGCGCCTCGGTGTACTCGGCCTCCGCGTTCGCCTCGCAGGAGCTGCCCGACATGGACGTGTCGCTGCGCGGCGCGGTCTCCATCGCGCGCCGGCTCCAGGACCCGCTCGCCGAGCTGGTGAAGATCGACCCGAAGTCGATCGGCGTCGGCCAGTACCAGCACGACCTGTCCGAGGTGAAGCTGTCGCGCTCGCTGGACGCGGTGGTGGAGGACTGTGTGAACGGCGTCGGCGTCGACGTCAACACCGCCTCCGCTCCGCTGCTCGCGCGCGTCTCCGGCATCACCTCCGGGCTCGCCGAGAACATCGTGTCCCACCGCGACGCGAACGGCCCGTTCAAGTCCCGCTCGCAGCTGAAGAACGTGGCACGGCTCGGCCCGAAGGCGTACGAGCAGTGCGCGGGCTTCCTGCGCATCCGCGGCGGCGACGACCCGCTGGACGCGTCCAGCGTGCACCCCGAGGCGTACCCGGTGGTCCGGCGGATGGTGAAGACGTCGGGCCAGGAGGTCGCCTCGCTCGTCGGCAACACGAGCGTGCTGCGGTCGCTCAAGGCGAACGACTACGTGGACGAGACGTTCGGTCTGCCGACCGTCACGGACATCCTCAAGGAGCTGGAGAAGCCCGGGCGCGACCCGCGTCCCGCCTTCAAGACGGCCACCTTCAAGGACGGTGTCGAGAAGATCTCCGACCTGGCGTCCGGGATGGTCCTGGAGGGTGTCGTGACGAACGTGGCGGCCTTCGGGGCGTTCGTGGACGTCGGTGTCCACCAGGACGGGCTGGTGCATGTCTCCGCGCTGTCGAAGACCTTCGTCAAGGACCCGCGGGACGTGGTCAAGCCCGGTGACATCGTCAAGGTGAAGGTCCTCGACGTCGACATCCCGCGCAAGCGGATCTCCCTGACCCTGCGCCTCGACGACGAGGCGGCTCCCGAGCGTCAGCAGGGCGGGGCGGCGGCGAGCGCCGGCAGCGGGGCGGGCGGCCGCCCCAGCAGCGCCAGGGCCGCGGCGGAGGCGGCGGTGGCGGTGGCGGTTCGCGCCAGGCACCGCCGCCGGCGAACAGCGCGATGGCCGACGCCCTGCGCCGCGCGGGTCTGGCCGACCCCAAGGGCAAGCGCTGACAGACGGGCAGACCCGGACTCTCCGCACGACACGGATGTGACGCGGAGGGTCCGGGCCCGTTCGCACCTAGGGTGACGGCATGCCGAAGTCGCGTGTCATCACCTGGGCGGTGTCGGGGAGCAAGGGCGTCGAGACCGCGTGGACCGAGCTCGGCGACGACGCCCTGCGAGCCCGCGGCCGAGCGGTCGGGACGACGCCGGAGCCGTACTGGATCTCGTACGAACTCGACACGGCGGACGGCTTCGTGACGCGGCGGCTGCGCGTCACCGCCGAGTCCGCGGCCGGCACCCGCACGCTCGACCTGCGGCACGACGGGGCGGGCCGGTGGACGGCCGACGGCGAGCACGTGCCCGGCGTGGACGGCGCCCTCGACTGCGACCTGGGCCTGTGCCCGCTCACCAACACGATGCCGGTGCTGCGGCACGGGCTGCGTCTGGCGCCCGGGGAACGCGAGTTCCTGATGGCATGGGTGTCGGTGCCCGATCTGGCCGTCCTCCCGTCACGCCAGACCTACACGCATCTGGGGCACAACCGGATTCGCTTCGCCTCCGGCGACTTCCGCAGCGACATCGAGTTCGACGACGACGGGTTCGTCGTCGACTACCCGGAGCTGGCCGACCGGCTCGCTTGAGCCGGTCGGAGGTCGTCGCTAGCGCCCGGTCACCTTGCCGTCGGCGACCTCCAGGCGACGCGTGACATGGACCGCGTCGAGCATCCGGCGGTCGTGGGTGACCAGGAGCAGCGTGCCCTCGTAGGCGTCCAGGGCCGATTCCAGTTGCTCGATGGCCGGCAGGTCGAGGTGGTTGGTCGGCTCGTCGAGGACCAGGAGGTTGACGCCCCGGCCCTGCAGCAGCGCGAGCGCGGCCCGGGTGCGTTCACCCGGGGAGAGGGTGGCCGCCGAGCGCAGGACATGGTCCGACTT comes from the Streptomyces sp. NBC_00443 genome and includes:
- the idi gene encoding isopentenyl-diphosphate Delta-isomerase: MPITPATATHSPSNGAADAILLELVDENGVTIGTAEKLAAHQPPGQLHRAFSVFLFDEHGRLLLQQRALGKYHSPGVWSNTCCGHPYPGEAPFAAAARRTHEELGVSPSLLAEAGTVRYHHPDPDSGLVEQEYNHLFVGLVQSPLRPDPEEVGETSFVTPAELAERHAKDTFSSWFMTVLDAARPAVRELTGPSAGW
- a CDS encoding enoyl-CoA hydratase/isomerase family protein, which produces MEPQLLHSVTDSVATVVIHHPAKRNAMTAAMWRALPPLLGTLAADPGVRALVLTGEGGTFCAGADISTLQGSPQAAQGLAVAAEEALAAFPKPTLAAVRGHCVGGGSQLAAACDLRFAEEGSLFGVTPAKLGIVYPASSTRRLASLVGPATTKYLLFSGELIDAERALRTGLVDEVLPEGELGKRVAEFTRTLASRSQLTQAAAKEFADGRTDRDDHWAEQARGSGDTAEGVAAFLERRQPRFTWNVPTSG
- a CDS encoding DJ-1/PfpI family protein, which codes for MQIAMVLYDRFTALDIVGPYEALSRLPDVRVDFVAESAGPVRADTGFLALTADKALADVPHPDVVVVPGGPGTFAEIENEALLEWLRTADATSTWTTSVCSGSLLLGAAGLLQGRRATSHWLTLDFLPQYGAEPTGERVVPDGKYITAAGVSSGIDMGLTLVGKIAGDEHAQAVQLLTEYDPQPPYDAGSPQKAPAHLVEEFRTNSRFSLT
- a CDS encoding GlxA family transcriptional regulator: MAQRTVLFVLFDGVQSLDVTGPLEVFAGAEKHRAGTYRIRTASLDGAPVRTSSNLTVVPDESLTDASEPHTLLVPGGEGTRGPQPGLTDWLREHGPRAERLVSVCTGAILLAAAGLLDGRRATTHWAYCDKLARDHPAVEVDPDPIYVRDGRVATSAGVTSGIDLALALVEEDLGRDVALGIARHLVVFLRRPGNQAQFSAQLAAQTAQREPLREVQRWITEHPDADLAVETLAARASLSARHFARAFQTETGMTPGRYVDRVRLEHARRLLEDTSDGIEEISRASGYGTPEAMRRAFVKTLGAAPIEYRRRFRPVPAG
- a CDS encoding SCO6745 family protein gives rise to the protein MTTPALEPRAARRCHNMLNSLHSTSYFAPETGKELGALGITHPRAVNFAIRAAALGPVGAGAVTATFYNYKYDLVARHVPAVWAIASPQDVLAARARAVDAALRRLLGEEAVTSPEMAEAAHLALQATEACSRSARPLYSAHADLPVPEATHLAYFHATTLLREHRGDGHLAVLMSEGLDGLEAVVTHTATGKGMTPKWVCSTRGWTQEDWDAASDRLRERGLLDDSGDLTPAGVAQRERIESETDRLDRAPYEHLGAERVARLTELATGFTRAAVAAGAYPEDLLGKS
- a CDS encoding LPFR motif small protein, which encodes MFRAIADVLRQIGGAIATVVTLPFRALARLFGGASSSTRSRKV
- a CDS encoding putative glycolipid-binding domain-containing protein, whose protein sequence is MPKSRVITWAVSGSKGVETAWTELGDDALRARGRAVGTTPEPYWISYELDTADGFVTRRLRVTAESAAGTRTLDLRHDGAGRWTADGEHVPGVDGALDCDLGLCPLTNTMPVLRHGLRLAPGEREFLMAWVSVPDLAVLPSRQTYTHLGHNRIRFASGDFRSDIEFDDDGFVVDYPELADRLA